The genomic DNA GGCAGCTCCCCGAGGAAACCTCCAGGGACGCAAAAAAGGTCCTTCTCACCGCAGCGCAGTGCGCAGACTATGGCTCAGGGAGAATCCGCAGTGCAGAGGCGAAAGGTCTCCCCCCAGTCCCAGCTTtgcccctgctcccacccctAAACCAGGGCTCCCCTTGTCCCGCTCAGAGCACGCCCTGGCCCCTGTCTCCTTGCCACACAGGCAAGCTACATGGCCCAAACACCACAGcactggccccgcagctgcccaaTGACCTGTGCTGCTGCACTCCCCATCAGGTTCCAGGCTCTTGACCCATCTTCGGGACCCTGGATGGTTTTCCCTGGATGCATGGCTCCGGCTCCCCGGGGATCCATGATATCCCAGCCGACCCACACTCTGCACGAGCGCCAGCCCTTCATCTGCAGCTCCCTCCCGGTGGTATCTCACCTCATTCCTCTGTTCCCAGGAACGGGTCCCCCGAGCCTGGCTtagcccccccagctcccgggctggctggcagctccctccccgtCGGATGTCCCCGGAGCGCCGGGGGAACGTCGCACCCGCCTGGCCCCATTGCGGGGCTCGGGGGGGACCGGGAGCGCTGGGCACCCCGCTCTCCTCCGACGGCGGCGCCCGGCCGTCGGGGCTCGGCCGCTTTCCCGGTGGGTTTTGGCGGCGGGGTGCTCACACCCCGAGCCGCCcgcagcagcggggagcggggcccggcggtCGCCGTGTCCCAGGTGGGCAGTGCCTGGCACACGGACGGGAAGGGGTCCCCGATGgctgcgggggggacggggggggatgCCTGTGCCCCGGGAGAGTCCCCGCtccgggcgggcagggggggagtGGGGCCGGTCCCGGGGAAGGAGCAGCGGTGCTCTTACCTTTCTGCACGCCCGGACTGAGGGACCCCCACGCCTGGCTCTTGCCGTCTTTGAACAAAGTTTCCCCGACTGgatctgggggggaaaaaggggcgcGGGTGGAAgtggaggcggggagggggggggctggagccagGCGGGACCGCGACCCCCCGGCGCCCACCCGCGGgcagcctccccgcagcccccggccgctCCCCCtcgcctgccccgccgccgcggcggcgaaGCCAGGAAACGCGTCCAGGAAAAAGGAAATCCGATTTCCGACGGAGCCGGGGAAGCTTTTAAATAGGAATAGAAAATCCCGCGGGCTGGGgtagggaggagagagggagagagggagagaggtgcggggcaggggagagggagaggaggcaggtggGGTGGAAGGATGGGTGGCAGGAGCGGTGGGTGGAAAGAAGGACAAGTGGTGGTGTTTGGGGAGCGGacagctggagaaaggagagacggatggatggatggatggatggatggatggatggatggatggatggatcaATGGATGGAtcgatgggtgggtgggtggaaagaaggaaggagagatgggtgggtggatggaaggacagaaggatggatggatggatggataagaaggagggaaggatgaGCGAGAGGTGGATGGATGTAAGGAAGGGCAGATAATGGGTAAGGCAATAGAAGAATGGGCTGATGGAAGGGACAGAGGGTAGATGGAGGGGATGGCTGGTAGCCGGGACAGAaagagggacggagggacaggTGGGTGGGGTGGAAGGATGGATGCAAGCACAAGGGATGCGTGGGTTGGTGGAAGGATGGGTTGGAAGGACAGAaaggtggatggagggatggaaggacagGGGGGCAGTGGGTGGATGAAGGATGGAAGGGAGGACGGGTGTGCGGGcgtggaaggaaggaggaagggatggctggggagctggaaggCAGGAAGGGAGGATGGACGGAGGAAGCGGGGAAGGCAgggtgggtgctggagggagaCGGGGCAGAGAAGggccccgggcagcggcggggcagggcgggcgggggccggtgCTGTGCGGAGCAGCGGCCGGGGGGGTCCGCCCGTACCTGGCAGGTACATGTTGAGCAGCAGTGGCACCGCTCCGGCGCCGTGTCTCATGGCAGCTGTGGGGGCGGCCCGCGGGCTGCATGTTTTAATATTCCTGcccctattattattattattattccactTTATCAGGGAGCAGCTGATGGCGAATAAATGGCAGCGGGacgggcaggggacgggcaggggacgggggaggcgggggcggcggggggggagttTCCAGGCAACTCGCAGGGGCTCGGGGCCCCGGCTCCAGCAATTTCCTCCGCTGTAATTAAAGCGGGCaatgtccccccctccccgcctcagctctCCCCCCCGCTATCGGGCCGCATCAGACTTTAATCACGGCCGCGGGTTTCTATGGAGAGCAGCTCGGGCCGCTTCCTGCCTCTTCCGCCTCCTTAACTCTTCGCAAACACGGCGCTGccatcccacatcccagctgGGAGCGGGGCTCGGACACTGCCTGGAGACCGCCCGGGCCCAGCCTTCCAcccccaccaccagcatcccGCTCCCCGACCGCTCGCACGGCCGGCGGCACTGTGGTCCCCATGCATCGCCTGGGCCTTCTGCATCTCACCGCACAGCATCGGCACTGTCCCACCTGCCTCCATCCCCCTGAGCCACCCACACTGCTGGCCGTGGGGGTCCtggccagccccttccccagctgcagggtcCTCAGCGTAGTTCTCGGGTCTCCTTGGAGCTCTGGGTGGGTCAGTTGTGTCCCCACCACATCCCTCCAGCTCCCGGACCCCGATGCTGAGGTCACTTTGCAGTGCCCAGAGCTCCGGGGTGGGTAAGTGCAGCACCAGCGATTGGTGGCACCAGGACGTAccacagctctgccacctccctggctTCTCAGTGCTTTGCTGGACAGTCCCTGCCTTGGGGAGGGTTAAGCCTGTGACCATCCTGGgatccccagccctgtccccatctttATTAGAAGTTGGGTGACCCCACCAACACCCACCCAAACCTGCATGGCCCCATCTCCACCAGCTTGTCCTGGGCAGCCTTGGGTGTTGTGAAGAAGGGAGCGCGATTCGAGGAGAAACTTGTAACAGGGAAAGGGTCTGGGGTGATCTTGGATCCCAAAAGACACATCTGGCCAGGTTTTCCTCATCAGCCATGGCTCCAGCATCTACATGCAGCTGCAGGGTGCAGGTGGAGGGTCTGCTCTTGGCAAGGGGACAGAGCCATTGAAGATGTCTCTGTCTGGGCGGCCAAGAGTGCACCCTCCGCTGGCaccccacagctgcaggcagccaggcagcATGCCAGCAGCGGGCACCAGCTCTGCTCCACGAGTCCAATGCCATACAGCCAAGCCGTCCACCGTCCCACGACCTCTCCTGTGGTGTTGCGTTGATGCCTAGTAAAAGGATGAGCTCTCACGACGGACTTAGATGAATTTCTTGAAAGTGGTCATCACAAGTCATGAATCCAATAGAAACCAGTATACGGTCGCACCAGACCCATGGATATTGTTTATACTGCAGCCGAAATGTGCCCTACATAAGAAGTTGCATCCCATGGGGAGCAACGCTCAGCCAGGTGCCTTGGGATCTCACAGCCCTAAGGGGCTGGTGGCTCCTCCTGGGTGGGGTGTTCAAAGGGTTTAGGAAAgagggggtcccatgggtgctgagcTGGGCTCCGAGTGCTCCACCCCGCTGCCCATCTCCATCGGGAACAGAGGGCTGACGCTGGTGGGGGGAAGACACAAGCAGAGCCCACCAATCCTGTTTGGATGTAACAGCCCTTCAAAAGCTTCTCTTCCCCAACTTGTGCCCTGAGCTCCCCTGTACCCCATCACGGGGTGTTCCAACTCGATACAGCCCaacagccctggctgctccccccatccctctcctccccagccccccaagtgcaGCCCTCCCGGCAGCGGCTCCGCAGCCTCCCAGACTTGCTTTCGCTGCCTGAGTCACTGAAACAAACCGCAGGCAACAGAAAACAAGCCCCGGAGACagtggggtgaggtggggagggggccagACCCGCCGagctcctctcccccagcagtCCAGGTGACCGGGATTCTCCTCCAGGAAACCTGCACAGGAGGATGGGGGCTGTGGGCTGAGGGACAATGCATCAGCCcagagggggggggggcagtttgaGATCAGCTTGAGAAGCAGGGTTagggctgcgggagctggagatggtgggagggggggctgcggggggcactggggatggggACTGCTGGGTCCTTGGGAAAGCCAGTGGGTGTGGGGGGTGTTgcagtggggtgtgaggggaCTGGGGGCTTTGGGTGACCCTGGGGGCTGAGGGGTGCAGAGGGGCGGGAAGTGTGGGGTCCAAGGGGCTGGGGAGCCCTGTGCCCGTGGGGAGCTCTGGGGACGTGAGCGATGTGATCCCAGGTTCATGGGGGAGCTGGGACatgggggagctggggcagaCCCACAGCATGGGGGGGTAGGGTACACGAGGAATCCAGGGAATGGGGGCCCAGGTCCATGGGGGAGCCAGGGAATGGGGTTTTGGGTCCATGGAGGATCTGGGAGATGAGGGTTCAGCTCCATGGGGCTCCAGGGGACAGAGACCGGACACATGGAgcacccagctggcagcagcataAGGTCCCCCCGGCTGCAAGCAGGCAGTTTGCCTTCCACCCACCAACCCAGCGCTatcctcccacctcccccaaaATGCAGCAATAAGGACCCCACATCTAGCTGTGACCCCCATATCTCCCCCCCACATCGCAGCCCTGGGCGCAGGTGGCCGGGACAACTTCACCTGTGCGTGCCGGCGGGGTGGCGTGGAGAAGAGCCGAGGCTGACGTGGCCTTGCGCTGGCTGCAGCCCGGCCGGGTGTGCAGGAATGTGTTTGTGCAGGGGGAGAGGCCGGCTTCCGTGGGGCCGTGGCGGGGTGGGGCCAgcggggacatggaggggacaaggggagggctggggtgcagcgggATGGGGTGGCacaaggggctgggggggtttggaggggtgCGAGGAGGGAGACAGTGGGGATGTGCATGGGCACgcttgtgtgcacgtgtgtgtgcaagCCCCTGTGTGCAGCGCACGTACTCGCACGCTCGCGCACACGCCAGGGCTGGGGTCTCTGCGCAGCTCTGGGTGCAGGACATGCACACACTGACCCCCCCagcccagtccttcccagtgtcCCAGCACCCTTCTGTGCTgtggggcacccgcagccccacagccatgCGTGCTTGTAGCAGGGTGGGCAGGCGGGCACCCCGGCATCCAAGCCACCCAGCACTGTTCCACCATCCTGCGGCTCTACAGGGGATGTCCTGGGTGCGGGGAGCACCTCGGCGGACCGACCGGAGGCCTGTGCCCCAGGAGGGCTCGAGGTGCCAGAGCAGGATGGAGAAGGAGGTCGGGAaagggtgctggaggaggaggaggaggaggaggaggaggaggaagttaGGTGGGGCTCCTGGTGTGCCCGGGTGGAGCCGGAGCCGGATGCTGGCACGGATGTGCTGGCGTGGCCaggctttggcgggggggggggacggacgatGGGGCACGGACCCTAAGGGTGCTGGAAGCAGCAAGCCGAGCCCCCTGCCAGCTGTGGGACACTGCCCTGAGGACCTGCTGCCCctacccccagcacccccacacaccccctgtACACCCCTTCTATAAGCCAGTGCCCCCAAGCCTGTCCCGACTGTGGCCATCCCATTTGTGGCAGCCTGTGGTCCCCCCTCCCCgatgctctgcctcctccccaggcccACAGTGGGCAGGGACCCCCCTCTCTCTTCCAAACTGGGGTGCGGAGAGAGGGGATCTCGTGTTCACAGGCTCTGTGGCAATCAGCTTTCCTAGCATGCAGACTGGGAGGAGGACCCAGGGCACAACCCCCTCTGGATGCCCCCTCCCGTCTCTAGCCCCTTCTCTGCCCAGTAAGGCCAGTAAGTTCCCAGTAAGTTTCCATCACCCCAGGTGGAACATCGTGGGGGTGGGAACTGTCCTGCATCCCCTCTACTCGCCATGCATGGACCCAAGGTGGGGTGCAGAGAGCTCAGCCCAGCGTGGAGATGGCCGTGGGTCCAAACCCGACTAGGGAAGGGGAAACTCCTTCCAGCTGCCGAGAGATGGCACCCTACCTCCCACCCCACAGTGGGTCCCCTGGGCCTGGCAGCCCCCCGAGtagcagagcagaggcaggagtcCCCCCTTTTTTTGACAAATGCCTTTATTTGCTACCAGACAGAGGTCTATTGCACAGCAGCTTGGAGGCTGCGGGGCGCACGGCCCCTGCTCAGTGCTGGACGCGGCGGATGGATTGGATCTGGTTGGTGTGGGCCTGGCTGCTGTATTCGTTGTACTTCTTGAACTCGCCGTTCTGTCTGTCCCGCTCCAGCACGTACTGGTAGCCCCTGTATCCTGGGTACTGGTATGCCACCCACCTGCAGGCAGACCCCTGGCTCAGACCCCCAAGCCAAaaacccccctcccaccccctcccaccccatcccatcccatcccatcccatcccattgcttggcctgggaggtggggggaaagaaaacaccCCATGGCTTGGATTTTCAAGGGAAGGGGAACAGGCAGGCACGTCTCCTTTCTAGggtcccccttccccatccctggggctATGCCGGAGGGAAGTGCTCGCTGAACCCTTGCTCTTGGCCCCCAATGCCCCCCTCCCTGCTGGTGGGACTCACGCTCCGGAGTTCACTTTGATGGATGCCACCTCCTTGTTGCCCCAGCCCATGGCCTGCAGCGAGGGGTAGTCGTCACTCAGCTCAAACTTGTGGCCCTGGAAGTTCTCCGCCTCGTAGAGGATGGCTTTGCTGTCGTTGTGGTTCtgtggagggagagggatgggggtcAGCAGGGACGGAGAGCTAGGGCAGGGATAGGGGATGTCGCATCATGGGGACACATGCCAAGGCACAGTGGGAGGCCTGGGGCCGTGCCACGCTTTGGAGCAAGGCTTGGGGGTGTCCTTCAGCCTGGAACCCCCTCACCGGTACACCCCAGGGCTGCCCAGAGGATGCTGCTCTCATGTCCCTGTGGTCCCCATGCACAGCTGCAGGGAGGGTGACAACGGCCCCATCCTCTGCACCTACTCGGGCTCCTGCCCTCAGCATCCTTGCGCTTCCCGAGGCTGCAGGAGGGTCGCAGGGCAACGCAGCCTGCTGAGAGCGGTCCCCCGGGCTCTGCGGGGCTTTGCTGGGTGCTGGGCACCGAGGGGTTAATTGCTGGGACACTGAGCGATGCGGCACTGTCCCCCGTGCCCAGCCCCCACACGCATCTATCTGCACCGAGGAGCAGTCCTGCCAGTAAGGAGTGATCTTATCGCATCCCCTTTATTAAAGCCCAAGCATATCTGCCTGGTGATTATTAAAAGTTGGGGGGGGACCCCCCGCTCGGAGGCGCAGACGTGCCGCTATTGCGAGCACCAGCGTCTCTGCAGATGGAGCGATAGAGGCTGCATCTGCCTGGGCACTGCTCGCTCGGGTACTCCAGGCGGGAGGGGGACGCACGCCGCACCCCAAGCATCCCTACGGTCCTGCCGGCTCCGCTCAGCTCACCCCATCCCCGGGTATCCAGGCTGGAGGGGTACAAGGCCTGGGAGGTGGGTCTGCAACGCACAAAgcagaaggagctggggcagTGTTTCAGGATAAATTTTAAGCCTGAGAGGCATCCCAGGATCCTtgcagggaggtgggagccaGTGGGTGCAGCTACCCCTTTACCCCACGGCACCTCCGTGCACTCctcacccctccatcccccatcccACCTAACAGGCTCTCCTGTCTGTCCCtcatcctccctccatcccagctctccctccgtgctgggctgctggggggagGCTCTGCCTGCAGTGGGGTCCCCAAAACTCACCGCACACTTGACGGGGCggaaggagaggaggtgctcGGTCCGGTAGCCGCTGTTCCCGCTCCAGGCCTCCCACCGGGGGTAGTCACCCTTCTCCAGGATAAACTGCTGCCCCTGGTACTCAGGGTACTCGAAGCCCACCCagctggaggggagaggaggaaaacccTCAGGGATGTGCAGCacggccccggggctcagcccgggACCAGCTTCTGCCCCGCGCAGGGGATGGAGATGTCCTGGCAGGGTATGGGTCTGTCATGGAGGCTGGGGTCCTTGCTAGCAGCAAATGTCCCATTTGAGAGCGGGacccctctgcccagggccaTACCGTTGCCTCCGACCCGCACCTCGACTCGGCAGGGTCTCCCtgctttgcagatggggaaactgaggcaccataCAAAGAGCGCAGGGAGGGAGGTCGCACGATGAGGCTGCGTCGGAGCTGAGGAAGGACCCGGGTGTCCTGGCTCCCTGGCAGCTCCTGACAGTCCCCTGGGAGCAGTGGGTtcgcggggctggcggggcactTACGGGCCAGACTCCACCTTAATGGAGCGGATCTTGCGGAAGCCACGCTCCATGATGCTGGGGCACTCCATGAGGAACTCGCAGCGCTTGCCCTGGaagctctcctcctcccacacCGTGATCTTGTACTGCCCCAGGGTGTCCATGGCTTCACTGCTGGTCATGCAGGTCGCTCAGCTGCTGGTAGACCCCCACGTATCACACCAGGAAGGTGCCCACCATCAGCCCCCACCGTCCCCACTGCCTCCCACCAGCCTGGGGCACCA from Chroicocephalus ridibundus chromosome 7, bChrRid1.1, whole genome shotgun sequence includes the following:
- the CRYBA2 gene encoding beta-crystallin A2, which encodes MTSSEAMDTLGQYKITVWEEESFQGKRCEFLMECPSIMERGFRKIRSIKVESGPWVGFEYPEYQGQQFILEKGDYPRWEAWSGNSGYRTEHLLSFRPVKCANHNDSKAILYEAENFQGHKFELSDDYPSLQAMGWGNKEVASIKVNSGAWVAYQYPGYRGYQYVLERDRQNGEFKKYNEYSSQAHTNQIQSIRRVQH